In the genome of Pyrobaculum islandicum DSM 4184, the window ATACACCTCCATACCCCTTGTCCCCCCGGCTGGAGATTTGACCCCGCAAAAACCGTAGAAGTTGCAAGACTTGCTGTAGAGACAGGCGCTTGGATATTGTGGGAATACGACCACGGGCAGTTTAGATTAAACCCACCGAGTACGATATACGCCGATAAAACAAAGAGGAGGCCATTGTCGGAATATTTGAAACTACAGGGTAGATTTGCCCATCTTACTGAAGACGATATTAAAGCGCTGGAAGAAGACCTAGAAGATAAATGGCAGACTATACTTGCGCTCTCACAATCTTTCTCACGTCGTTAACTTATTACACACTGCCTTGCGATTTTTGCGAAAAATTTTTATATGCACAATTTTTGTCAAACCATGTCACAAACGCAAGCTCCTAGGACAGGGGTCCCCATCATGATATTAAAAGAGGGGAGTCAGAGAACGACAGGCGTAGACGCCCGTCGCTCCAATATACAAGCCGCTAAGGTTATAGCCGAGATTTTAGCTACATCGCTAGGACCCAGAGGCATGGACAAAATGTTGATCGATGCCTTTGGCGATGTAACAATAACAGGCGATGGCGCCACAATTTTAAAAGAGATGGAAGTACAACACCCGGCCGCAAAGCTATTAATCGAAGTTGCCAAAGCTCAAGATGCCGAAGTTGGCGATGGCACAACTACTGTTGTAGTTCTTGCAGGCAAACTACTTGAACTTGGCGAAGAGCTATTAGAAGAGGGTATACACCCCACTATCGTCATAGATGGCTACAAGAAGGCAGCTGATTACGCCCTTAAAGTTGCTGAAGAGATTGCAAAACCAGTTGAGCTCACTAAGGAGCAACTCTTAAAAGTAGTCTCCAACGCTCTCTCTTCAAAAGTAGTTGCCGAAACTAGAGACTACTTGGCAAATATAGTTGTAGAAGCAGCTCTACAAGCCGTTGAAACAAGAGACGGAAAGCCATATCTAGATTTAGACTGGATTAAAATTGAGAAAAAGAAGGGCAAGTCTATATATGAGACGCAACTTGTAAGGGGCATAGTGCTAGATAAAGAGGTTGTACATCCAGGAATGCCTAAACGTATAACCAACGCTAAAATAGCTATTCTCGACGCCCCGCTTGAGATAGAGAAACCAGAGTGGACTACAAAGATATCTGTAACAAGCCCAGATCAAATTAAGGCGTTTCTTGACCAAGAGGCGGAGATTTTGAAATCTTATGTTGACCACTTGGCCTCAATAGGCGCCAATGTAGTAATAACTCAGAAGGGCATAGACGAGGTTGCACAACACTTCTTAGCAAAGAAAGGCATTATGGCTGTTAGAAGAGTAAAGCGTAGCGACATTGAGAAACTTGCGAGAGCCACAGGCGCTAAGATAATTACATCTATTAAAGACGCCAGACCGGAGGACTTAGGCACTGCGGGATTAGTAGAGGAGAGAAAAGTAGGCGAAGAAAAGATGGTGTTTGTAGAAGATATACCAAACCCAAGAGCTGTAACTATATTAGTGCGCGGCGGTAGCGACAGGATATTAGACGAAGTTGAAAGGTCTCTCCAAGATGCTCTCCATGTTGCACGCGATCTCTTTAGAGAGCCGAAGATAGTGCCTGGCGGAGGCGCCTTTGAAATTGAAGTCGCTAGAAGAGTTAGAGAATTCGCTAGAAAACTGCCTGGCAAAGAGCAGTTAGCTGCACTTAAATTCGCCGACGCCCTAGAGCACATTCCAACAATCCTAGCGCTTACAGCAGGACTAGATCCAGTAGATGCTATAGCAGAGCTTAGACGTAGACACGACAATGGCGAGATTACCACCGGTATTGATGTATATGGTGGCAAAATCGCCGACATGGCGGCGCTCAATGTATGGGATCCGTTACTTGTGAAAAAGCAAGTCATCAAATCTGCTGTAGAAGCCGCCATAATGATTCTGCGTATTGATGACATTATAGCCGCAGGCGCGCCAAAGAAAGAGGAAAAGAAGGGCAAGAAAGAGGGAGAAGAGGGAGAGGAGAAGAGCGAAACTAAATTCGACTAGTTTTTCCCAACCTGTAAATGTTATATACCGGATTTATTTGCCACTTGCCGTGGAGACTCTATCTACGTCAGAACTCCTAGAGCGAATAAACAAGCTAGTAGAACTCCTAGAGCGAGCTTTAGTCAAGAGAGATTTCTATCCGCCTCGCCTTACTAAATACGAGATTGCACGTATCATAGGCGCTAGAGCGCTACAGTTAGCAATGGGAGCGCAACCGAAGATCGACATACGAGAACTCGGCACGACAGACCCCGTATTAATAGCTCTAGAGGAGTTTAGACGTGGACTTCTCGACTTCATAATTGTAAGAGAATTTCCAGATGGGAAAGCTATAAAGATTAGGCTGAGAGAACTCCTCGAGCTTGAGAAAACTCTTTAATTGGCTTTATTAACACGACATCGCCGAAGTAATAAAATTCATGTCCCCCCTTTACAATTTTTTTCTCTGGGCTACTCCTAATTTCAACATCGTCTAATAAGTAATAGATTATGTACTTTTTTGTCCTAAATATTTTATATCTCCCCTGTGGCACCTCCATGGAACTTTTGCAAATACGGCCTTTTATAACTACTGCCCAAGAAATAGCTTTGCTAACCTATCTTCATCTATAGATTTTGTATCTCCGCTGTATCTTATCCTGCCTGTTACTAAGACATAAGCCCTATCGCCTATTTCTAATGCCTTCTTGGCGTTTTGTTCGACAAGTAATATGGAGATCCCAAACTTGTCTCTTATGTCTTTAATAACAGAGAAAAACTCGCTTACTAACTTCGGCGCAAGTCCTGCAGTGGGTTCATCTAACATAAGTAACTTCGGATTTTTCATCAAGCCCAAACTTATGGCTAGCATCTGTCTCTCGCCGCCTGATAAAAACTTTGCCTTCCTATCCCGCAACTCCCTTAGCCTAGGGAATATTTCATATATCTCCTCGACTCTTTTTAGAACATCTTTTTTAGACAGACCCGCAGATGCAGCTATTAAGTTTTCAAATACTGTAAGTTCGCCGAATATATTCGGCGTGCCAAAGTTATTTGGCGACTGCATTACATAAGCAACACCTAATTTCATAACCTCGTGCGGCGGCTTGCCTGTAACGTCGTGGCCCAGTAGAGTTATTCTGCCAGAATATACGTCGGCCATACCCACTATGCTATTTAACAGAGTTGACTTACCAGCGCCGTTAGGCCCCAACAAAACGACGATCTCCCCTGAGTTTACTACAATATCAACTCCAAAAAGGACGTGAAACTTACCATATCCAGCTTCAAGCTTCTCAACTCTTAAAACCTCCGCCATGCGTCTTAAAAACTCTTTCTTAATAAGCCTTCTAGGAGGGAATTGATAAATATCCTTAAGATACAATATACCTATGGCAACTAAAACTCTGTACTTAGCAATAGGTATAGTGATTTTGCTAGCTATAATTGGGATTCTGATGTCAACAGGGGGTCAAGCCCCCTCTGCGACAACTACTCCTACGCCAACGCAAACACTTACTACGTCTCCTCCAACAGCCCAGAAAGTTTTCAAACTAGGCGCCTTACTACCCCTTACTGGCGGTTTTAGTAGCTATGCTAAGTTGGCGCAATGCGCCGCACAACTAGCCATAGATGACCTCAACTCGGAATACGCAAATAAGGGGTATAAGTTCGAACTATATGTAGAAGATACACAGCTAGATCCTAATGTTGCATTACAAAAACTACAGACGTTATATGCAAAGGGCGTAAGAGCCGTCCACGCGGGTCTCACAAGTAGAGAGGCTTCTGGAGAAAAGCCTTTTGCAGATCAGAACAAGATTATCCTATTTAGCGCGTGGTCTACCTCTTCTCTACTCGCCATACCTAACGACTGGCTGTATAGAATTGTGGGTACAGACGCCAAACAAATAAGAGCAATAGGCGCTATTTTAAAAGAGCTAGGTGTAAAAAATGTCGCCTTAATATATAGAAAAGACCCCTATGGAGAGGGTCTATATATTGAGTTACAAAAAGAGGCTACAAGACGCGGCTTTAAGCTCGTCTCAGTGGCAGCCTACGACCCAGATCCTAAGGCGTTTCCACAAGCCGCGCCTGAGGCTGTTAGGAAGATATCTGCCGAAGTTAAAGACCTCGTGGGGCCGGACTTTGCGCTTGTAATCGTTTCTTTTGAAGACGACGGCGCCGTAGTACTTAAAGCAATAGGCCAAGACCCCATTTTATCAAAAGCCAGGTTAATAGGTACTGAGGGCATGGCATTTTCTCCCATATTACTACAGGAAGGCGGGGCTGTGATGGCAAAGGGCAAAATAGTGGGCACGGCCAATTGGGCGCTTCCAACTACGCCTGAGTACAAGGAGTTCTACAGAAAGTTCAAGGCTAAATGTGGAGCAGAGCCTATAACACCAGCTCCTCAATCTTATGATGTAATTAAAATGCTTGGCGAAATAATGGCCTCGATAGGCACAGACGATCCAGACAAGGTACGCACCACACTAGAACAATGGGGTAGAGAAGGCCGCTACAAGGGCGCCACAGGCGTGGTTATCCTAGATGAAAACGGAGATAGAGCTAATCCGAACTTCTTACTATGGGGCGTCACTATAAAGAACGGCACCTCTACGTATATAGAAGTGGGATATTATGACTACGATAAAGACTCTATAGAGTTCACTCCAGAAGGTAAACAGTACTTCTACGGAAAGTAAGAAATCTAATAAAGCGGTTTTTCCCACGACGTTTATGTTGACAACTCTGTAAAGGCGTCTTTGCAGTAAAAATTTAAAAATGAAAAAAATAAAGAGCTACGCGGCGGTAGTCTAGTCTGGTTTGGACAGTGGGGGAGTTAAAGCCCACTGCCCCGGAGTAGGATGGCGGCCTCCCAAGCCGTTGATCCCGGGTTCAAATCCCGGCCGCCGCATGTTTCCCCAGACACTTGCCTAGTCACGATAGGCACAAAAATTTAAAATCTCAGGTAGAGAGGATTTAAGGCGGGGGTGCCCGAGCCAGGTCAAAGGGGCAGGGCTTAAGACCCTGTGGCGTAGGCCTGCGTGGGTTCAAATCCCACCCCCCGCACCAAGTCTTTATTAACTGGTCCCGTAATGTTGTTAATGTCTAGGGAGCTTATAGTTAGTAAAATAAGGAGTGGTACCGTCATAGACCACATACCTGCTGGCAGAGCGCTTGCAGTATTACGTATTTTAGGAATTACGGGAAAGGAGGGCGTCCGTATTGCGCTGGTAATGAATGTGGAATCTAAAAAACTGGGGAAGAAGGATATTATAAAGATAGAGGATCGCGAATTAACACCAGAAGAGGTAAATATAATCTCAGCAGTAGCCCCCACGGCGACGATAAATATCATAGAGGACTTTAGGGTGGTTAGGAAGTTTAAGGTGACGCCTCCTGAGGTAATCAGAGGGAAGTTTAAGTGTAGAAACCCCACCTGTATAACTAACGCGCCTAGAGAGCCTGTAGAGCC includes:
- the thsA gene encoding thermosome subunit alpha; translated protein: MSQTQAPRTGVPIMILKEGSQRTTGVDARRSNIQAAKVIAEILATSLGPRGMDKMLIDAFGDVTITGDGATILKEMEVQHPAAKLLIEVAKAQDAEVGDGTTTVVVLAGKLLELGEELLEEGIHPTIVIDGYKKAADYALKVAEEIAKPVELTKEQLLKVVSNALSSKVVAETRDYLANIVVEAALQAVETRDGKPYLDLDWIKIEKKKGKSIYETQLVRGIVLDKEVVHPGMPKRITNAKIAILDAPLEIEKPEWTTKISVTSPDQIKAFLDQEAEILKSYVDHLASIGANVVITQKGIDEVAQHFLAKKGIMAVRRVKRSDIEKLARATGAKIITSIKDARPEDLGTAGLVEERKVGEEKMVFVEDIPNPRAVTILVRGGSDRILDEVERSLQDALHVARDLFREPKIVPGGGAFEIEVARRVREFARKLPGKEQLAALKFADALEHIPTILALTAGLDPVDAIAELRRRHDNGEITTGIDVYGGKIADMAALNVWDPLLVKKQVIKSAVEAAIMILRIDDIIAAGAPKKEEKKGKKEGEEGEEKSETKFD
- a CDS encoding DNA-directed RNA polymerase subunit K codes for the protein METLSTSELLERINKLVELLERALVKRDFYPPRLTKYEIARIIGARALQLAMGAQPKIDIRELGTTDPVLIALEEFRRGLLDFIIVREFPDGKAIKIRLRELLELEKTL
- the pyrI gene encoding aspartate carbamoyltransferase regulatory subunit is translated as MSRELIVSKIRSGTVIDHIPAGRALAVLRILGITGKEGVRIALVMNVESKKLGKKDIIKIEDRELTPEEVNIISAVAPTATINIIEDFRVVRKFKVTPPEVIRGKFKCRNPTCITNAPREPVEPTFYLVRREPPLFICAYCGRYHELSDLI
- a CDS encoding ABC transporter ATP-binding protein — protein: MAEVLRVEKLEAGYGKFHVLFGVDIVVNSGEIVVLLGPNGAGKSTLLNSIVGMADVYSGRITLLGHDVTGKPPHEVMKLGVAYVMQSPNNFGTPNIFGELTVFENLIAASAGLSKKDVLKRVEEIYEIFPRLRELRDRKAKFLSGGERQMLAISLGLMKNPKLLMLDEPTAGLAPKLVSEFFSVIKDIRDKFGISILLVEQNAKKALEIGDRAYVLVTGRIRYSGDTKSIDEDRLAKLFLGQ
- a CDS encoding ABC transporter substrate-binding protein; protein product: MATKTLYLAIGIVILLAIIGILMSTGGQAPSATTTPTPTQTLTTSPPTAQKVFKLGALLPLTGGFSSYAKLAQCAAQLAIDDLNSEYANKGYKFELYVEDTQLDPNVALQKLQTLYAKGVRAVHAGLTSREASGEKPFADQNKIILFSAWSTSSLLAIPNDWLYRIVGTDAKQIRAIGAILKELGVKNVALIYRKDPYGEGLYIELQKEATRRGFKLVSVAAYDPDPKAFPQAAPEAVRKISAEVKDLVGPDFALVIVSFEDDGAVVLKAIGQDPILSKARLIGTEGMAFSPILLQEGGAVMAKGKIVGTANWALPTTPEYKEFYRKFKAKCGAEPITPAPQSYDVIKMLGEIMASIGTDDPDKVRTTLEQWGREGRYKGATGVVILDENGDRANPNFLLWGVTIKNGTSTYIEVGYYDYDKDSIEFTPEGKQYFYGK